The genome window CCGGCCATAAATGAATCAAGATCTTTTCTAACGATAGGATCTAGAGTCTTTAAAATGCCGTCACGAATATACTTTGAATTTAATGTACGAAATAGCTTATCAACGGGGATGAGATCAGGGCCTAATATTTCGGCAAGTCTTCCCTGTCCAGCACGACTAATTAGCTCATATTGAAAACTACGATCACTGGCCATTGAGAAGCCAAGAGCATAATTCATATCATGGCGGGAGTCCGCTTCGATGTGAACAACACCTTCGTGGTCACGATAAATCTTTGTTAAACCATTAAGTCCATCGATTTTAAGACTTCCATGCATTACAGGGAAAGAGCCTAAGAGCATAAAATAAACACAAGCGCTTATTAAAACAAAAAGGCCTATAGCAATACCTAGAATCTTTTTCATGCTGATCTCTTAATTCTTAAATAGATTGTTACTTTTAACTAATTCAACGACTTCCTCTGGAAGCATATTTTCCCAACCACTCTCATCCTTTTCGATCATCTCGATAACTGTTCGAGACCAGATTCCTGATGCATCATGATCATAACCTTCAAGATCAACGATTAGCTTGTTTTCACGAAGATACTTAACAAGGAACTCTAGCGAGCTATCATAAGTAACATCCGCAAAACTTAAGCGCTTCTTAGAATCATTATCGTCAGCACATGGATAGAGATATAATTTAGTATTTAGGCCAAAAAGTTCACCTAAACCACCAAGGATACCAAAGGACGTATTCTCATAGTGCTTGATATTTAAAATTTCATTTAAGTTATATGTGTTTGTGATAAAGGCAATTTGATTCTTAGCAATTGGTTGCAAGAATTGATTTAATTCGAAATATGAAGCGAAATTTGTGATCAAAACTTTTTGCTTTATCTTTGCAAGTAAATCAACACGAGCTAAGAAGTCAGCGTTATCAATTGATGATGAACGTGAAAGAAGCTTTGACATTGAGATCTCTGAAAGAGTCACAACATTCTCACATTTCTCACTTGTACATAATAGCTCACGCCCAACTTTAAGAGCGTCAACATTACCCTTTGTTGGTGGTCTAAAAGAACCTCTAAGAACAACAAGTGGTTTGCGATATAAGTAATCCTTGATTTGAACAACTTTACCATTCTCATCAAACATCACGGCCGAAGTAAACTTTCTTTTAACAAGCTCTAAAGAAAGAATACGCGGATCAACACCATCAAAAGCAGGGCCTCTAACGTCAATCATATCAATTCTTAAACGACTTGCTGAAAGGTTATCCATTAGAGATGAAACGAGATGAGAAGAATCATTAGTATTATAGAAACAGCTGTGAATCATATTTACACCAAGAAAACCAATGGCCTCTTGTTGTTGAAGATTTTCTTGATCCAGCATATTTACGTGAAGAATAAGATCAGATGGAGCAGCTCCTGCTTCATGTTGAAAACGAACACCAAGCCAACCATGACACTCACCGCGTCCCGAGTAACTTTTTGCAGCAACAGTATCGGCAAAGCAAAAGAATTTCGTTCCTTCTTCTCTTTGATCCTTGAGACGCTTATACATCTTTGAAAATTCAGTCTCTAGCATCGTATGTAAACGACCTTGTGAAACATAACGTCCCGACGCTTCCACTCCGTAGATCGCATCAGAGATTTTCATATCATAAGCAGACATCGTCTTAGCAACAGTACCGGCCGCTCCACCAGCTCTAAAGAACTCGCGTGCAACTTCTTGACCTGCGCCAATTTCTGCGAAACTGCCGTAAACCTTATTATCTAAATTAATTTGTAATGCTTTTTGTTTTGATGATAGAATTTGGCAAAAATCCATAGTATAAATTCCTTAAAATTTTTTAGTTATAATAACAGCTTAGGACTCTATATGGCAAAAGAACACGACACTAATCTCTTTAAAAAGCACATCTTTATTTGCAAGAGCTGCAAGAAGAATGATTGTCCTATGCTTGAAGATGCCATGGCCTTAAAAAGCGAATTAAAGTCTTATTTCAATGAGAAATATGGAAAGGGCGTTGTTAGGGTGACATCAAGTGACTGCCTTGGAAAATGCCGTGAAGGTATCCATATTGTCAGTTATCCAGAGGCAAAGTGGTTTAAGGATGGCACAAAAAAGTCGGCCCGAGACTTAATAGATTACGTAGATTCAAGTATTTAGCTGAAGTTCACAAAAAATTGACTTAGATTTATCAAATATTATCCGATAACGATGATATAATATCCTTAGGAAAGGAACCAAGGAGTGATTATGTGGATTCCTGTTATCATCGTCGGTATTTTAGTTGGTATTGCTTCAGTGAAAGAAAAGCAGGCCCGCGAAAAAAGAGCTAAGGCCTACATCCCTATTAAAGTAAAAGATTAAACAGATTTAGTTTTTGGCAAATTGTACGGCCACTTCTTTAGCGAAATATGTTAAAATCATATCGCATCCGGCTCGTTTAAAGCTCGTTAACATCTCCATTGCTACGGCATCGCCATCAACCCAACCGTTCTGGGCAGCAGCTTTTACCATTGCATACTCACCTGACACATTATAAGCAGCAACTGGAAGATTGGTACGCTCTTTCATCTTAGCGATGATATCAAGGTAGCTGATTCCTGGTTTAACCATTAAGATATCTGCTCCCTCAGCTTCATCAAGTTCAATTTCACGTAGGGCCTCAATTGTATTGGCAGAGTCCATTTGATAAGTCTTCTTATCACCTGCTTTAGGTGCACTATCAAGAGCATCTCTAAAAGGTCCGTAAAATGCCGAAGCATACTTGGCCGTATAAGACATAATTTGAGTATTTGTGAACGAATCACTATCAAGGGCCTCACGAATAACGGCAATACGGCCATCCATCATATCTGATGGGCCAATAATATCACTTCCCGCTTGGGCCTGCGCAAGTGCCATGGCCGCAAGAATATCTAGTGTTTCATCATTTAAAATCTCACCAGTCTTTTCACAAACAAGCCCATCATGGCCATCACTTGAGTAAGGGTCCATTGCAACATCTGTCATGATAAGCATACCAGGGCAAGCATCCTTAATATCTTTAATTGTCTGTTGAAGAAGGCCATTTGGATTCTTTGATTCAGTAGCAAAGCGATCTTTAATTGAATCATCAAGAGCAGGAAATAGTGAAACACACTTAATACCTAAATTCCAAAGTTCTTTTACTTCCCTAACGATAAGATCACGAGAGTAACGATTAATCCCAGGCATTGATGTTACAGGAACTGTTTGATTTTGCCCGTCGATAATAAATAAAGGCATTATAAGATCATCAACAGTCAGAGTCGTCTCACGCATAAGAGATCTCATCGCATGATTCTTTCTATTTCTTCTTGGTCGAATATTATTTAAATACATCTCTAAATTCCCTTTTATAGGCCCATTTGAATTTTAGTTTTAAATGCTAGTGCGTACATTGAAATTTGCTTAATCATACTTGAAAGCCCGTTGGCACGAGACATTGAAAGGTGCTGTCGAAGACCTATTGTATCTAAAAACTCAGGCCTTGTTGCGAGGATCTCATCCGGCGTGGCATCTGAATAAACACCTACAAGTATTGAAACAATTCCCTTAACGATGGCAGCATCACTATCGGCGCGAAAGTAAACCTTACCATCTTTAAGCTCAGGAATTAGCCATACTTGAGACTGGCATCCTTTCACTTTATACTCTTCTTTTTGTAAGTCTTCAGGTAGAGATTCCATCTCTTTTCCACGAGAGATGATATGCATATAGCGATCTTCCCAATCACCAAAACCTTTGAATTCTGAAATAAGTGCGTCAACTCTTTCTTGTATTTGCAAAATGAACTCCTTAAGTCAATATGTATCGGAGTCTAGCATTTTTTAAATAATGCGTGAAGCAAACTCCACTACTTTTTCTATTTGAGCGGCCATGTGGTCAATAAATTTTTGAAGGGCAATGAAAAAGCCGTAATTTCCAACCTGATTCGTTAGCATCGCAATCATTGAATCCATAATATCAAGAAATGGTTGCAAACCAAATTTCTTTACCAATAATTCAAGATAAGTAGCGACACCTTCCACGTCACGTCCTTCGTTAGTTACAACATATAATGGGTTCTTAATAGTGGCCACGAAAGCTCCTTTTTATCTCTTATACTATAGTTATAAAGTCGAATCGTTCCATGAATCAATTAAATTTGCGATTTTATTAAATTGTTCATGAAGCGGTCGATACTCCTTGGAATTATAGGCGTAGATCGACTTTTTTGCGGCCTGAGACTTCACAATCTGGGCCTTATTAAAGAATGGAGCAATAAAGCGGTCATCTCCAGTTACTTTACGAATAAGTTCCTTAATTTCATCAAGATCACTCTCCTCTTGCTTACGTCTAGTGTCCATTAAATTTGGAATATGCGTGATGATCTCAGGAAGCTTAACAATTTCCATATCCTCAATATCTGAGAGCATTCCATAGAAGTGCTCTAGGCCCTTCATTGAAAAGTCATCTGGCCTAAAGGGAACAATGACTCCATCACTCACACAAATACTATTAACAACTAAAAGCCCAAGCGTTGGAGGGCAATCAATAAGAATATAGTCATAGCGTTTTCTAATTCCAGCTTGCTCAATATATTTCTTTAAAATCATTTGCCTTGGAGAACTTATGGCGGCCACACATAATTCAAATCC of Bacteriovorax sp. BAL6_X contains these proteins:
- a CDS encoding (2Fe-2S) ferredoxin domain-containing protein is translated as MAKEHDTNLFKKHIFICKSCKKNDCPMLEDAMALKSELKSYFNEKYGKGVVRVTSSDCLGKCREGIHIVSYPEAKWFKDGTKKSARDLIDYVDSSI
- the hemB gene encoding porphobilinogen synthase translates to MYLNNIRPRRNRKNHAMRSLMRETTLTVDDLIMPLFIIDGQNQTVPVTSMPGINRYSRDLIVREVKELWNLGIKCVSLFPALDDSIKDRFATESKNPNGLLQQTIKDIKDACPGMLIMTDVAMDPYSSDGHDGLVCEKTGEILNDETLDILAAMALAQAQAGSDIIGPSDMMDGRIAVIREALDSDSFTNTQIMSYTAKYASAFYGPFRDALDSAPKAGDKKTYQMDSANTIEALREIELDEAEGADILMVKPGISYLDIIAKMKERTNLPVAAYNVSGEYAMVKAAAQNGWVDGDAVAMEMLTSFKRAGCDMILTYFAKEVAVQFAKN
- a CDS encoding SufE family protein, with translation MQIQERVDALISEFKGFGDWEDRYMHIISRGKEMESLPEDLQKEEYKVKGCQSQVWLIPELKDGKVYFRADSDAAIVKGIVSILVGVYSDATPDEILATRPEFLDTIGLRQHLSMSRANGLSSMIKQISMYALAFKTKIQMGL
- a CDS encoding ParA family protein, which gives rise to MNDSWEKVMFFGRNRAGKSQDLGKGKIISFLNQKGGVGKTTMCFNTAHALAHKGHKVLVIDMDPQANMSYLFGHDESRNSISIFNLLLNSVKELKHLHSSTIFEKVVLKTDVGVDLLPSAQELSGFELCVAAISSPRQMILKKYIEQAGIRKRYDYILIDCPPTLGLLVVNSICVSDGVIVPFRPDDFSMKGLEHFYGMLSDIEDMEIVKLPEIITHIPNLMDTRRKQEESDLDEIKELIRKVTGDDRFIAPFFNKAQIVKSQAAKKSIYAYNSKEYRPLHEQFNKIANLIDSWNDSTL